The window GAGGTGCGGTCGGTTCGTCACGAGTTCGTCGATCCTGAGGCCCTGCTCGCCGAAACGGCCGCCGCCGGCAGCGATCGCGTCGTCCTGTGTCCGTTTGTCGGCCTGCTCCGGTACGACGCCGAGCCGGAGGACACGTTGGACTCCGGCCGCATCCAGAATGCCGCGCTCGCCGCGCTCGTTCGTGCCCACCCGGACCGCGTCGCGGCGCTCGGTACCGTGCCCCTACAAGATCCCACGCTGGCGGCGCGCGAGCTCGAAGCCGTAGTGCGCTCGGGGCTCGCCGGCGTGGAGATCGCGGCGAGCGCCCGGGGCGTCTACCTCGGCGACGACCGGTTCCGTCGGTTCTGGGAGGCCGCCGACGCGCTGCGGGCTGTCGTGTTCATCCATCCCACGACGCGCGGCTTCGACATCCCGGCGTTTGCGCGGTTTCACCTCGCCAACGCGGTCGGCAATCCGTTCGAGACGACCATCACCGCAGCGGATCTCGTGATGAGCGGCGTGCTGGAATCGCATCCCGGTCTGCGCGTCGTCCTCGCCCACGGCGGGGGGGCGATTCTCGCGCTGCGCGGCCGCCTGCGTCACGCGCACGAACACGTGGCCGCGGCTCGGGTGCGCCTGGGGACATCGCCGGAGGAATCGCTCCGAAGGTTCTACTTCGATACGATTGTCCACGACGCGACGCTGCTCCGCCAGCTCGTCGCCTACGCCGGACCGGACCACGTTGTGCTGGGATCCGACTATCCGTTCGACATGGGCGTCGAGCGGCCGGCCGAAGGGGTGCGCGCCCTGGGACTCGCTCCGGACGATGAGCGGCAGATCCTCGGCGGCAACGCGATGCGGCTCTTGTCCGAGGGACATGCATGAGCGGCGGCGGACATGACACCGCAAGAAAACGGAGGATCGAGATGATGCATCTCGGCCTAACCCGGACGGCCCGGGAAGCAACGGTCTCGCTTGGCGCCCTGCTCCTCGTGCTGCCCGCGGTGGTGTTCTTGCTCGCGGCCCTGCTTCGGATGCTGCAACCCGTGCAGCATCAGCCGGCCGCGACAGCGGCGGCGGTCATGGCCGTGTTTGCGGGAACGCCCCGGCCGGT is drawn from bacterium and contains these coding sequences:
- a CDS encoding amidohydrolase family protein, which translates into the protein MSTAAAVVDMHVHIIVPEITRDHGREPWRPRVVRDGGRQRIEMDGVEVRSVRHEFVDPEALLAETAAAGSDRVVLCPFVGLLRYDAEPEDTLDSGRIQNAALAALVRAHPDRVAALGTVPLQDPTLAARELEAVVRSGLAGVEIAASARGVYLGDDRFRRFWEAADALRAVVFIHPTTRGFDIPAFARFHLANAVGNPFETTITAADLVMSGVLESHPGLRVVLAHGGGAILALRGRLRHAHEHVAAARVRLGTSPEESLRRFYFDTIVHDATLLRQLVAYAGPDHVVLGSDYPFDMGVERPAEGVRALGLAPDDERQILGGNAMRLLSEGHA